In a genomic window of Branchiostoma lanceolatum isolate klBraLanc5 chromosome 12, klBraLanc5.hap2, whole genome shotgun sequence:
- the LOC136445904 gene encoding gastrula zinc finger protein XlCGF57.1-like has translation MAQPDILGTYNSCEQTTDTGRQQDKERDVPNDETCGVRAEVEGSSCQLSTEELCGEHLGMDMDCTEHPGKESDSRETQTTYMGLQQGACEVNFPQPENISTSQVQKSKGSMGRLFIKQGEKPYKCGECGYRTAKKSHLSAHKRIHTGEKPYKCDQCDYSAAGKSTLDHHLVKHTGKKPYICGECGYRTAKKSHLSQHMTTHTGGKPFKCDQCDYSATQKAHLNRHIAAKHTGEKPYMCGECGYRTANRSNLSVHLRTHTGEKPYKCDQCDYSAVDKSSLDRHLRRHTGEKPYMCGECGHRTAHRIALSRHMRTHTGEKPYKCDHCDYSASSKSTLDQHVAKHTGEKPYICGECGYRTAKKSHLSEHIRIHTREKPYKCDQCDYSAAEKAKFGKHLRKHTGEKPTCVGSVGTGQLKGLT, from the coding sequence ATGGCGCAACCAGACATTCTGGGAACTTACAACAGTTGTGAACAGACAACAGACACGGGGCGACAGCAGGACAAGGAAAGGGACGTTCCAAATGACGAAACGTGCGGTGTAAGAGCAGAAGTGGAAGGGTCCAGCTGTCAGCTTTCTACTGAAGAACTGTGTGGTGAACATCTTGGGATGGACATGGACTGTACAGAACACCCTGGGAAGGAGAGTGACAGCAGGGAGACCCAGACAACTTACATGGGCCTGCAGCAGGGAGCGTGTGAAGTGAACTTTCCCCAACCTGAAAACATATCCACCTCACAGGTACAGAAGAGCAAAGGCAGTATGGGAAGGCTTTTTATTAAAcagggtgagaaaccctacaaatgtggggagtgtgggtacaggactgCTAAAAAGTCTCACCTTTCCGCGCATAAAAGAATCCATACGGGAgaaaaaccgtacaagtgtgaccagtgcgactattctgcagcagggAAATCCACTTTGGACCACCATTTAGTAAAACACACCGGTAAGAAGCCTTAcatatgtggggagtgtgggtacaggacggctAAAAAGTCCCACTTATCCCAACACATGACAACTCATACAGGAGGAAAACctttcaaatgtgaccagtgtgactattctgctacaCAAAAAGCCCACTTAAACAGGCATATAgcagcaaaacacactggtgagaagccctacatgtgtggggaatgtgggtacaggacagctaacaGGTCCAACTTGTCTGTTCATCtgagaacccacacaggggaaaaaccctacaagtgcgaccagtgtgattattctgctgtaGACAAATCTAGTTTGGACCGACATCTAAGAaggcacactggtgagaaaccctacatgtgcggggagtgtgggCACAGGACAGCTCATAGAATAGcgttatcccgacatatgagaactcacacgggagaaaaaccctacaaatgtgaccattgtgactattctgcatcATCAAAATCTACATTAGACCAACAtgtagcaaaacacactggtgaaaaaccctacatttgTGGGGAGTGTGGTTACAGGACTGCTAAAAAGTCTCACCTTTCAGAGCACATAAGAATCCATACAAGAgaaaaaccgtacaagtgtgaccaatgcgactattctgctgcagagaaaGCCAAGTTCGGCAAACATCTaagaaaacacactggtgagaaacctacttgtgtggggagtgtgggtacaggacaactcaaaGGGTTAACATAG
- the LOC136445815 gene encoding zinc finger protein 585A-like, translated as MEESSCELSTRELCATDSNFEKHKANNTGFKPYVCGECGYRSNQKSNFSQHMKTHTGEKPYKCDQCDYSALRKKQLKYHLAKHSGDKPFMCVVCSYRTARRSDLSQHMRAHMHTGEKPYKCDQCDYSAAQKASLDHHRSKHTGEKPFMCGECGYRATQKCNFSAHMRSHTGERPYKCDQCDYSAAHQSTLDKHVVKHTGVKPYMCDKCGYRTARKSCLSQHMRTHTGVKPYKCDQCDYTTAEKRNLDQHLRKHTGEKPYMCDKCGYRATVKSTLSRHMRTHTEVKPYKCNQCDYTAAEKRTLDHHLRKHTGHPWDETYSSWQQARDRGQENVLCQQTNSEDQDTYDFFGATLPTRHPWNEAYNSWEQTTDTGRQQDGEKGAPNDKKSGERAEMEESSCELSTRELSTGHPEMEIYHHGHPVKEMVHPGHPGKEMDHPKHPEMEMDHTGHSGIEIDRPGHPGMEMVHSGHPGKEMDHPGHPGMEMDHPGHPGEEMDHPGHPGEEMDHPGHPGKEMDHPGHPGEEMDHPGHPGEEMDHPGHPGMEMDHPGHPGKEMDHPGHPGMEMDHPGHLWKEMDHPGHPGKEMDHPGHPGKEMGNPGHPGKEMDCTEQPDNKSPSLAQEGKGHMGSRVVVQTGEKSYMCGESGYLSEHMRIHTGEKPYKCEQCDYSASVKTDLDIHLVKNSGEKPYMYRESEYSATEKSTLFDHMGSHTGRKPYKCDQCDYSAATESDLEKHKAKHTVFKPYVCGKCGYKTNRISNLSQHMKTHTGEKPYKCDQCDYSALRKKQLKYHLAKHSGDKPYVCGECSYRTARRSDLSQHMRAHTGEKPYKCDQCDYSAAQKASLDHHRSKHTGEKPFMCRQCGYRATQKCNFSAHMRSHTGERPYKCDQCDYSAAHQSTLTKHLAKHTGEKPYMCDKCGYRTAHKSCLSQHMRTHTGLKPYKCDQCDYTAAEKRHLDEHLRKHTGEKPYLCWQCGYRAARKCDLSSHMRIHNGEKPYKCDQCDYSASYKSALDLHLAKHTGVKPFICWECGYRTAQKSILTSHLRSHTGEKPYKCDQCEYSAALKGTLAVHLRRKHAVKKL; from the coding sequence ATGGAAGAGTCCAGCTGTGAGCTTTCTACTAGAGAACTGTGTGCAACTGATTCTAATTTCGAGAAACACAAAGCAAATAACACTGGTTTTAAACCTTAtgtgtgtggggagtgtgggtacagatcAAATCAAAAATCTAACTTTTCACAACATATGAagacccatacaggtgaaaaaccctacaaatgtgaccagtgtgactattctgctttgagaaaaaaacagttaaAGTATCATTTGGCAAAGCACAGTGGGGACAAGCCCTTCATGTGCGTAGTGTGTAGTTACAGGACAGCTCGAAGGTCTGacctatcccaacatatgagagcCCATATGCATACaggcgaaaaaccctacaagtgtgaccagtgtgactattctgctgcacaaaaaGCCAGTTTGGACCACCATCGTTCAAaacacaccggggagaaacccttcatgtgtggggagtgtgggtacagggcaactCAGAAGTGTAACTTCTCAGCACATATGAGATCCCACACGGGAGaaagaccctacaagtgtgaccagtgcgactattctgctgcacatcAATCCACCTTAGACAAACATGTGGTAAAACACACAGGTGtgaagccctacatgtgcgataagtgtgggtacagaacagCTCGAAAGTCATGCTTGTCccaacacatgagaactcacacaggaGTAAAACCTTATaagtgcgaccagtgtgactatacTACAGCAGAAAAACGTAATTTGGACCAACATCTAAGaaagcacactggtgagaagccctacatgtgcgataaatgtgggtacagggcaactGTAAAGTCTACCCTATCCCgacacatgagaactcacacagaagtaaaaccttacaagtgtaaCCAGTGCGActatactgcagcagaaaagcGTACTTTGGACCACCATTTAAGAAAGCACACTGGACATCCTTGGGATGAGACTTACAGCAGTTGGCAGCAGGCAAGAGACAGGGGACAGGAGAACGTATTGTGCCAGCAAACGAACAGTGAGGATCAGGACACCTACGACTTCTTCGGCGCAACCCTGCCAACCAGACATCCTTGGAACGAGGCTTACAACAGTTGGGAGCAGACAACAGACACGGGACGGCAGCAGGACGGGGAAAAGGGCGCTCCAAACGACAAAAAGTCAGGTGAAAGAGCAGAAATGGAAGAGTCCAGCTGTGAGCTTTCTACTAGAGAACTGAGTACTGGACATCCTGAGATGGAGATTTACCATCATGGACATCCTGTAAAGGAGATGGTCCACCCTGGACATCCTGGGAAGGAGATGGACCACCCTAAACATCCTGAGATGGAGATGGACCACACTGGACATTCTGGGATTGAGATTGACCGTCCTGGGCATCCTGGGATGGAGATGGTCCACTCTGGACATCCTGGGAAGGAGATGGACCACCCTGGacatcctgggatggaaatgGACCACCCTGGACATCCTGGGGAGGAGATGGACCACCCTGGGCATCCTGGGGAGGAGATGGACCACCCTGGACACCCTGGGAAGGAGATGGACCACCCTGGACATCCTGGGGAGGAGATGGACCACCCTGGGCATCCTGGGGAGGAGATGGACCACCCTGGACATCCTGGGATGGAGATGGACCACCCTGGACACCCTGGGAAGGAGATGGACCACCCTGGACATCCTGGGATGGAGATGGACCATCCTGGGCATCTTTGGAAGGAGATGGACCACCCTGGACATCCTGGGAAGGAGATGGACCACCCTGGACATCCTGGGAAGGAGATGGGCAACCCTGGACATCCTGGGAAGGAGATGGACTGTACGGAACAACCTGACAACAAATCTCCCTCACTGGCACAGGAGGGCAAAGGACATATGGGAAGTCGTGTGGTTGTGCAAACTGGTGAAAAatcctacatgtgcggggagtctGGGTACCTTTCTGAGCATATGAGAATCCATACgggtgaaaaaccttacaaatgtgaacagtgtgactattctgcatcAGTGAAAACTGATTTGGACATACATCTAGTAAAAAAcagtggtgagaaaccatacatgtatagggAGTCTGAGTACAGCGCAACAGAAAAGTCTACCTTATTCGATCATATGGGAAGCCATACAGGAcgaaaaccctacaagtgtgaccaatgcgactattctgcagcaactGAATCTGATTTGGAGAAACACAAAGCAaaacacactgtttttaaaCCTTACGTGTGTGGGAAGTGTGGGTACAAAACAAATCGAATATCTAACTTATCACAACATATGAagacccatacaggtgaaaaaccctacaaatgcgaccagtgtgactattctgctttgagaaaaaaacagttaaAGTACCATTTGGCAAAGCACAGTGGTGACAAGCCCTACGTGTGCGGAGAGTGTAGCTACAGGACAGCTCGAAGGTCTGacctatcccaacatatgagagcCCATACaggcgaaaaaccctacaagtgtgaccagtgtgactattctgctgcacagaaagccAGTTTGGACCATCATCGTTCAAaacacaccggggagaaaccttTCATGTGTCGgcagtgtgggtacagggcaactCAGAAGTGTAACTTCTCAGCACATATGAGATCCCACACAGGAGaaagaccctacaagtgtgaccagtgcgactattctgctgcacatcAATCCACTTTAACCaaacatctagcaaaacacacaggtgagaagccctacatgtgcgaTAAGTGTGGTTACAGAACAGCTCACAAGTCATGCTTGTCccaacacatgagaactcacacaggactaaaaccttacaagtgcgaccagtgtgactatacGGCAGCAGAAAAACGTCATTTGGATGAACATCTAAGAAagcacacgggtgagaaaccataTTTGTGTTGGCAGTGTGGGTACAGAGCAGCTCGAAAGTGTGACTTATCCTCACACATGAGAATCCACAacggtgaaaaaccctacaagtgcgaccagtgtgactattctgcttcaTATAAATCCGCTCTGGACctacatctagcaaaacacactggtgttAAACCCTTCATTTGttgggagtgtgggtacaggacagctcaaaaatctatattaaccAGTCATCTGAGatcccatacaggagaaaaaccgtacaaatgtgaccagtgtgagtattctgctgcactgaaaGGCACATTAGCCGTACATCTTAGACGAAAACACGCGGTGAAGAAACTCTGA
- the LOC136446157 gene encoding zinc finger protein 665-like, with protein sequence MAELTCVPPVKELHVEQTTNETHIKEETGDTGWQQDEQENVQWQETYNEDQETYDYFGATLPTGNHWNETCNSWEQTTDTGRQQDEERDVPNDETCSVRAEMRKSSCKLPTGELAVGHPGKETYVPGKESDHPGHPGKEMGCTKDPGKESDSRETLATDKGLQQETCDVNFLQPDNNRTSQLLGSKGNMGRHLVKQTGAKPFMCGEFGYMTANKHHLSEHIRTHTGENPYKCDQCDYSSAKKCTLDRHQLKHTGEKPYTCWECGYRATQKTHLVLHMRTHTGEKPYKCDQCDYSAAQKSTLDQHLSKHTGEKPYMCGECGYMTAQRSHLSQHMKTHTGEKPNTCVECGYMTAQRSKLSRHMRTHTGEKPYKCDQCDYSTAWKSSLRKHKATHTDLKPYVCGKCGFRTNQRYNLSQHMKTHTGDKPYKCDQCDYSALRKHQLDFHLAKHSGEKPYMCGECSFRTAQKYHLSRHMRIHTGEKPYTCDECDFSTGDKSNLVQHRLAKHVGEKPYLCDQCDYSAAQKSTLDQHLAKHTDEKPYICGECGYMTAERNKLSRHLRTHTGEKPYKCDQCDFSAADKSGLRKHRAKHTCFKPYVCGQCGFRTNQRYTLSQHMKTHTGEKPYKCDQCDYSALRKHQLDFHLAKHSGEKPYMCGECSYRTAQKYHLSRHMRTHTGEKPYKCDQCDFSTGDKSNLVQHRLAKHAG encoded by the coding sequence ATGGCGGAGTTAACATGTGTGCCTCCCGTTAAAGAGCTTCATGTGGAACAAACTACGAACGAGACGCATATCAAAGAGGAGACGGGAGACACGGGATGGCAACAGGATGAACAAGAGAACGTGCAGTGGCAGGAAACGTATAACGAAGACCAGGAAACCTACGACTACTTCGGCGCAACCCTACCAACCGGAAATCATTGGAACGAGACTTGTAACAGTTGGGAGCAGACAACAGACACGGGACGGCAGCAGGACGAGGAAAGGGACGTTCCAAACGACGAAACGTGCAGTGTAAGAGCGGAAATGCGAAAGTCCAGCTGCAAGCTTCCTACAGGAGAACTAGCTGTTGGACATCCTGGGAAGGAGACGTACGTACCTGGGAAGGAGAGTGATCATCCTGGACACCCTGGGAAGGAAATGGGTTGTACAAAGGACCCTGGTAAGGAGAGTGACAGCAGGGAGACTCTAGCAACAGACAAGGGCCTGCAGCAGGAAACGTGTGATGTGAATTTTCTCCAACCTGACAACAACCGAACCTCACAGCTACTGGGGAGCAAAGGCAACATGGGAAGGCATTTGGTTAAACAGACTGGTgcgaaacccttcatgtgtggggagttcGGGTACATGACAGCAAACAAGCATCACCTATCCGAGCATAtaagaacccatacaggagaaaacccctacaagtgtgatcagtgcgactattcttcgGCAAAGAAATGCACTTTGGACCGACATCAACTAAAACATACTGGAGAGAAGCCCTACACGTGttgggagtgcgggtacagggcaaCTCAAAAGACTCACTTAGTcctacatatgagaactcatacaggagagaaaccctacaagtgtgaccagtgtgactattctgctgcacagaaatccactTTAGACCAACATCTatcaaaacacactggtgagaaaccctacatgtgtggggagtgtgggtacatgACGGCTCAGAGGTCTCACTTATCCCAACACATGAAAACTCATACGGGAGAAAAACCCAACACATGTGTAGAGTGTGGGTACATGACGGCTCAGAGATCTAagttatcccgacatatgagaacccatacaggtgaaaaaccgtacaaatgtgaccagtgtgactattctacagcatgGAAATCTAGTTTACGCAAACACAAAGCAACACACACTGATTTGAAACCTTACGTGTGTGGGAAATGTGGGTTTAGGACAAATCAAAGGTATAACTTATCACAACATATGAAGACCCAtactggtgacaaaccctacaaatgtgaccagtgtgactattctgctttgAGAAAACATCAGTTGGACTTCCATTTGGCAAAGCACagtggtgagaagccctacatgtgcggagagTGTAGTTTCAGGACAGCTCAAAAGTATCATCTATCCCGACACATGAGaatccatacaggagaaaaaccctacacgtgtgacGAGTGCGACTTTTCTACTGGAGACAAATCCAATTTGGTACAGCATCGCCTAGCTAAACACgttggagagaaaccctacttgtgtgaccagtgtgactattctgctgcacagaaatccacattggaccaacatctagcaaaacacactgatgagaaaccctacatatgtggagagtgtgggtacatGACGGCTGAGAGGAATAAGTTATCCCGACAtttgagaacccatacaggtgaaaaaccttataaatgtgaccagtgcgacttttcTGCTGCAGATAAATCTGGTTTACGCAAACACAGAGCAAAACACACTTGTTTTAAACCTTACGTGTGTGGGCAATGTGGGTTCAGGACAAATCAAAGGTATACCTTATCACAACATATGAagacccatacaggtgaaaaaccctacaaatgcgaccagtgtgactattctgctttgAGAAAACATCAGTTGGACTTCCATTTGGCAAAGCATagtggtgagaagccctacatgtgcggggagtgcagttacaggacagctcaaaagTACCATCTATCCCGACACATGAggacccatacaggtgaaaagccctacaagtgtgaccagtgcgacttttcTACTGGTGACAAATCCAATTTGGTACAGCATCGCCTAGCTAAACACGCTGGatag
- the LOC136446400 gene encoding zinc finger protein 436-like, which translates to MAKLTCGLPVKELHVEQTANETHIKEETGDTGWQQGKQENVGEDQETYDYFGATQPAGHPCNETYNSWKQATDTGRQRDGEKDVPNDKTFGVRTELGDPSCMHSTGEMCVRQSGKESVSSETQRIDMGLQQETCDVNFPQPDNRPTSQAQQSKGNVERGVVKRSGEKPFVCKECGYSAAKKSRLSDHMRTHTGEKPYKCDQCDYSAARKSTLDVHCTKHTGEKPYMCVECSYRTAKKSHLSEHMRTHTGEKPFKCDQCDYSATKKCHLASHLTTNHTHNYERPYRCWECGYRTGKKCHLSEHMRTHTGEKPYKCDQCDYSAARKSHLDQHLRKHTGEKPYICWECGYRTSEKSNLTRHMRSHSGGTPYKRDQCDYSAAQMSTFDRRLAKQTGEKPYMCGECGYRTTQKYYLSRHTKVHTGEKPYKCGQCDYSAARKSHLEQHLAKHTGEKPYKCGECGYRTAQKSHLSDHMTTHTGVKRHQCNQCEYSTTKKSTLDKHIAKHHDYGAGN; encoded by the coding sequence ATGGCGAAGTTAACATGTGGGCTTCCAGTTAAAGAGCTTCATGTGGAACAAACTGCGAACGAGACGCACATCAaggaggagacgggagacaCTGGATGGCAACAGGGTAAACAAGAGAACGTTGGTGAGGACCAGGAAACCTACGACTACTTCGGCGCAACCCAGCCAGCCGGACATCCGTGTAACGAGACTTACAACAGTTGGAAGCAGGCAACAGACACGGGACGGCAGCGGGACGGGGAAAAGGACGTTCCAAACGACAAAACGTTTGGTGTAAGAACAGAACTGGGAGATCCCAGCTGCATGCATTCTACTGGAGAAATGTGTGTTAGACAGTCTGGGAAGGAGAGTGTTAGCAGTGAGACCCAGAGAATAGACATGGGCCTGCAGCAGGAAACGTGTGATGTGAACTTTCCCCAACCCGACAACAGGCCAACCTCACAGGCACAGCAGAGCAAAGGCAATGTGGAAAGAGGTGTAGTTAAACGcagtggtgagaaaccctttgtGTGTAAGGAGTGCGGATACAGTGCGGCTAAAAAGTCCCGCCTATCCGatcatatgagaacccatacaggagaaaaaccttacaaatgtgaccagtgcgactattccgctgcacgGAAATCCACATTAGATGTACactgtacaaaacacacaggtgaaaaaccctacatgtgtgtagAGTGCAGCTACAGGACGGCTAAAAAGTCCCACTTATCCGagcatatgagaacccatacaggagaaaaacctttcaaatgtgaccagtgcgactattctgccaCTAAAAAATGCCACTTAGCTAGCCACCTAACAACAAATCACACGCACAATTATGAGAGACCCTACAGGTGttgggagtgtgggtacagaacagGTAAGAAATGTCACCTATCCGagcatatgagaacccatacaggtgaaaagccctacaaatgtgaccagtgtgactattctgctgcacgcaAGTCCCATTTGGACCAACATCTAAGAAagcatactggtgagaaaccatacatttGTTGGGAATGTGGATACAGGACGAGTGAAAAATCTAACTTGACTCGACATATGAGAAGCCACTCAGGTGGAACACCCTACAAgcgtgaccagtgcgactattctgcagcacagatgTCCACTTTTGACCGACGTCTAGCAAAACAaaccggtgagaagccctacatgtgtggggagtgtgggtacagaacaaCTCAAAAGTACTATTTATCCCGGCACACGAAAgtccatacaggtgaaaaaccttacaagtgtggccagtgtgactattctgcggCACGGAAATCTCATTTAGAACAACATTTAGCAaaacacacgggtgagaaaccctacaagtgtggggagtgtgggtacagaacgGCTCAAAAATCTCACCTATCCGACCATATGACAACCCATACAGGTGTAAAGCGTCACCAGTGTAACCAGTGTGAATATTCTACCACAAAGAAATCTACTTTGGACAAACATATAGCAAAGCACCACGACTATGGAGCAGGAAATTAA
- the LOC136445817 gene encoding zinc finger protein ZFP2-like: MSLGMLGRLAQKRPELVETLRHISPILDHLRTDDVINKEENDRIRAARTPQDAARELLDILEAKVMEDSSGEHSTGNEMDHHRDPEKEMNHAGHPGKESDSRETQTKDKGLQQETCDVNFSPKSTSRVHESRGNMGRRVVKQTGEKPYMCGECGYRTNLKPSLSRHMKTHTGEKPYKCDQCDYSTIQKYIFDLHRTKHSGEKPYMCGECGYRTNLKPSLSRHMKTHTGEKPYKCDQCEYYTIQKYTFDIHRTKHSGEKPYMCGECGYRTNLKPSLSRHMKTHTGEKPYKCDQCDYSTIQKYTFDIHRTKHSGEKPYICGECGYRTALKHHWSLHLRTHTGEKPFKCDQCDYSAAQTCNLDRHIAVEHSGEKPYNCGECEYKTVCKFTLAQHMRTHTGEKPYKCDQCDYSAARKFTLDQHLAKHTGDKPYMCGECGFRTAQRSSLSRHMRTHTGEKPYSCHLCNYSAAKKYHLSKHLKTHAKETKSTCVTNVQHTTL; encoded by the exons ATGTCATTAGGCATGCTGGGACGGTTAGCCCAGAAGAGGCCGGAGCTGGTGGAGACGCTGCGTCATATCAGCCCCATCCTGGACCACCTCCgcactgatgacgtcatcaacaaggAGGAGAACGACCGCATCCGGGCAGCCAGGACTCCCCAGGATGCAGCGCGCGAGCTTCTGGACATTCTAGAGGCCAAAG TAATGGAAGATTCCAGTGGTGAACATTCCACTGGGAACGAGATGGACCATCATAGAGACCCTGAGAAGGAGATGAACCATGCTGGGCATCCTGGGAAGGAGAGTGACAGCAGGGAGACCCAGACAAAAGACAAGGGCCTGCAGCAAGAAACGTGTGATGTGAACTTTTCTCCAAAGTCAACCTCACGGGTACATGAGAGCAGAGGCAATATGGGAAGGCGTGTGGTTAAACagactggtgagaaaccctacatgtgtggggagtgtgggtacaggacgaATCTGAAGCCTTccttatcccgacatatgaaaacccacacaggggaaaaaccttacaagtgtgaccagtgtgactattctactatacagaaatacatttttgattTACATCGTACAAAGCacagtggtgagaaaccctacatgtgtggggagtgtgggtacaggacgaATCTTAAGCCTTccttatcccgacatatgaaaacccacacaggagaaaagccttacaagtgtgaccagtgtgaataTTATACTATACAGAAATACACATTTGATATACACCGTACAAAGCAtagtggtgagaaaccctacatgtgtggggagtgcgggtacaggacgaATCTTAAGCCTTccttatcccgacatatgaaaacccacacaggagaaaagccttacaagtgtgaccagtgtgactattctactaTACAGAAATACACATTTGATATACACCGTACAAAGCAtagtggtgagaaaccctacatatgtggggagtgtgggtacaggacagctctaAAGCACCACTGGTCCCTACAtctgagaactcatacaggggaaaaaccattcaaatgtgaccagtgcgactattctgcagcacagacaTGTAATTTAGACAGGCATATAGCAGTAGAACACagcggtgagaaaccctacaattGTGGGGAGTGTGAGTACAAAACAGTTTGTAAGTTTACCTTAGcacaacatatgagaacccatacgggagaaaaaccctacaaatgtgaccagtgcgactattccgcAGCACGGAAATTCactttggaccaacatctagcaaaacatactggtgacaaaccctacatgtgtggggagtgtggctTCAGGACAGCTCAAAGGTCTAGCTTATcacgacatatgagaacccatacaggagaaaaaccataTAGCTGCCATCTGTGTAACTACTCTGCAGCTAAGAAATACCACCTgtctaaacatttgaaaacacaTGCGAAAGAAACTAAATCTACATGTGTGACAAATGTGCAGCACACAACTTTGTAA